One genomic window of Methanosarcina acetivorans C2A includes the following:
- a CDS encoding ATP-binding protein: MFLNRKVELSLLENLHAEGKPKLILLYGKRRVGKTELLNEFARRHRALYLVARQEAYEGQLKKMSSEIAEFFDDDVLRHSPFQNYDALFIYLAQKETPVLFDEFPYLVEANRDLPSILQEYWDRYFSKKKTFLVLCGSSIAMMESLLGYKSPLYGRRTEQILLEPLKFREACEFFPQLEQEDKVLAYAVLGGTPAYLLEFDYGKPLLENIRDRILQKNTFLYQDTMFVLQQELTEPRVYYSIINSIAKGNTRLGEIMNDTGLEKSKITKYLSVLKDLHIIERRVPVTEKSPESSKKGIYLLKDNYFKFWFRFVFENAEYIEQGRQEKLIGDKISPVLNNFAGFAYEEIVLEYLKSSPGFPDYIFGRWWDKEEEIDVVGLDSSQNRIIFGEVKWKALTEKEARQTLNQLVEKSVEVKWGENLKSGEIQEGPEKKYMLVGKKVGGKKRLLGDGYLVLELDDLVEN; this comes from the coding sequence AACTGATCCTCCTCTACGGGAAGCGCCGTGTTGGGAAAACCGAGCTTCTGAACGAATTTGCTCGCAGGCACAGGGCTCTCTATCTTGTGGCCCGGCAGGAGGCATACGAGGGGCAGCTTAAGAAGATGAGTTCCGAGATTGCGGAATTCTTTGATGACGATGTCCTGAGGCACAGCCCTTTTCAGAATTACGATGCCCTTTTCATTTATCTTGCACAAAAGGAAACGCCTGTCCTGTTTGATGAGTTTCCTTATCTTGTTGAGGCAAACAGGGATCTGCCTTCAATCCTTCAGGAGTACTGGGACCGCTATTTCAGTAAAAAGAAGACTTTTCTGGTGCTTTGCGGCTCTTCCATTGCCATGATGGAATCTCTGCTCGGGTATAAATCTCCGCTTTACGGCAGGAGAACGGAACAGATCCTGCTTGAGCCCTTGAAGTTCAGGGAGGCCTGTGAGTTTTTTCCGCAGCTGGAGCAGGAAGATAAAGTTCTTGCTTATGCGGTACTGGGGGGGACACCTGCGTACCTTCTCGAATTCGATTATGGAAAACCCCTTCTGGAAAACATAAGGGACCGAATCCTGCAGAAGAACACTTTCCTCTATCAGGACACAATGTTTGTGCTCCAGCAGGAGCTCACCGAACCCAGGGTATATTACTCGATAATAAATTCCATTGCAAAAGGGAATACCAGACTGGGAGAGATAATGAACGACACAGGGCTTGAGAAGAGCAAGATTACGAAGTACCTGAGTGTCTTAAAAGACCTCCATATAATCGAAAGAAGGGTTCCTGTCACGGAAAAAAGCCCTGAAAGTTCAAAGAAGGGCATTTACCTTCTCAAAGACAATTACTTCAAGTTCTGGTTCCGCTTTGTCTTTGAAAATGCCGAATATATCGAGCAGGGCAGGCAGGAGAAACTTATAGGGGATAAAATAAGCCCGGTCCTGAACAACTTTGCAGGCTTTGCTTACGAAGAAATAGTCCTCGAATACCTGAAATCCAGTCCCGGATTTCCGGATTATATTTTCGGGCGCTGGTGGGATAAAGAGGAAGAAATCGATGTTGTCGGGCTGGACAGCAGCCAGAACAGGATCATCTTCGGTGAGGTTAAGTGGAAAGCTCTCACGGAAAAGGAGGCAAGGCAGACTCTGAACCAGCTTGTGGAAAAATCGGTGGAGGTAAAATGGGGGGAGAACTTGAAATCGGGCGAAATCCAGGAAGGTCCGGAAAAAAAGTACATGCTGGTTGGGAAAAAGGTAGGAGGAAAAAAACGTTTGCTTGGAGATGGCTATCTGGTACTGGAACTGGACGACCTGGTTGAAAATTAA